GTCGTTTACTATGAGCACAGCGTTCACGTCTGTCAAGGGTGTTCTCAGGGAGGTCCGGGGTGCCGATCACCGGGGTCAGCCGCCGCGAGCGGTTGCGCGACGCGACGACGGCCGAGATCAAGGCCACCGCGCGCTCGCTGCTGGTCCGCGAGGGCCCGGACGCGCTGCGGCTGCGGGCGATCGCCCGCGAGATGGGCATGACCGCCCCCGCGCTCTACCGCT
This region of Actinomycetes bacterium genomic DNA includes:
- a CDS encoding TetR family transcriptional regulator; translated protein: MFSGRSGVPITGVSRRERLRDATTAEIKATARSLLVREGPDALRLRAIAREMGMTAPALYR